From the Juglans microcarpa x Juglans regia isolate MS1-56 chromosome 7D, Jm3101_v1.0, whole genome shotgun sequence genome, the window taaaattctaattttgttcTCActtcttaaaatctaataaaacattttaatttaaactatttcactactatttataagttatttcattactattcataaatatcatggaatattattgtttagatagtgagatgagaatttttagttttagataaaagtatattatttttttaatattagtattattttaaaatttaaaaaatttgaattgtttattatattttatgtgagaatttgaaaaaattataatgataaaataatataagatgagaattttgtgtctcatcccacttgTTAAAcctaaaagtaattataatcattattgtcaataaagttatataaataACCTACACATTTGGAAAAAGTGGACCTTTACctgtacaaaatattatataaaaaaaaaattatgaacactcgaaaatttagattttattatttataatttttacattatatattaaactaataatgaaaaaaaaatctatttttaaaatgagagtacttgaaataattattatgtaaaatatttttaaaattaataatgatataatatatctatttcatacttttgatatttttattgagttaattaatttttttaattaaatattttcttttatttaaacaaatctatttattattttttgtatgagAGCAGTAGGGGCTTCTTCCCCTGCGGTCTTAGTCAATTGCCTGACTTACATGATGGAGGACCCGGCCCTAGACTCAACCACGTAACAACCACGGTGATTTTTGTACGAATCAATTTACACCACTCGAGAAAAGTGTGGTGGAGATGTATCCGCACAATTTTCATATGACAGGGCATGTTCTAGCATGTTGCGTACAGCCTGATCTAATGTATAATCACAGTACAAATACTGTATCATGATCGAACGGCTGCTCCATCAGATTGGTGACGAGTCACGACCTTGAAAATTCCACTTTAATTACATGATTCACgttataaaaatgtatttataattgattttttaaagatatatctaatttaaaatataattatataaaagattataaaaaagacGGTgtgattatatttttcataaataatgtcacttttttttgttgtttctattttatatttctactTTTTATTCCACGTACGAGGGGAAATAGGAAATGACGTGTACAAATGGTTTCCAGTACTATAAATAACACACGCAGTCTTATACcaactcatcccaaaaatcTCCAGCTCGATCATATTCATGGCCATGGAGTTTTCCTCTGATCATGTCCAAACAATTGTTCAGCTTTTAGCTTTGCTCGTGATCATCAGTAGTGTCTTAAAACTTGCATCACAGACCAGCAAGAAGAAGCGCGATGCCAAAGAACGCCTTAGACCAGTCCCTGAACCACCAGGGGCATTGCCCTTGATAGGGCACCTCCATCTTCTTAGAGGCCAAGATCAAGAGCCAGTTGCTCGAATTCTTGGGGGCCTGGCCGATAGATTTGGCTCATTATTCTCGCTCAGGCTCGGTCACCAACACCGGCTCTTGGTGGTGAGCAGCGCCGAGATGGTGAAGGAGTGCTTGGCTACCAACGACAAGATTTTTGCTACGAGGGCAAACCTCGCAGTAGGAAAATACTTGGGCTACAACAACGCTATTTTTGCGCTCGCTCCTTATGGGCAATACTGGCGTGACGTGAGGAAGATATCCATCCAAGAACTTCTTTCAAACCATGCAGTTGAAATGCGGAAGCCTCTCCGATCCTCAGAAGTAGAGTCCCTGATAAAAGACGTGCACTCGCTGGCTACAAACAAGAAGGTGGTGAATATCAGCGATCGGCTTGAGGAAATGGCTTTCAACATCATCCTCAAGGTGCTTGTTGGGAAGCGATTCTCCTCTGGTGAATATGCAGAAAATAACAGCGAGGCGAATCTTATCAGAAGTGGCATAAAAGAGGCTTTGTATCTGAGCGGAGTTTTTGTGTTGTCGGACGCCATTCCATATCTTGAATGGATGGACTTCCAAGGCCATGTTAGTTCCATGAAGAAAACTGCTAAGAAAATTGACTCTGTGCTTGATGTTTGGCTTGCTGAACATATCCGACAGAAACGGGAACGTGAAAGTACTGAGGGTGATCATCAGAGTGATTTAATGGATGCTATGCTTTCAAGCCTTCCGGAGGATGCTGTGATGTCGGGCCATACACGTGATACTATCATCAGGGCGACGACAATGGTGCGTTAATTTGTTGTTCCGTTTcttatgtagtttttttttggaataagtttcTTATGTAGTTAATTAGTAAGAATTAGAGTACTGTTAGTGGGCatctgaaattaattaattacagcGCAGGTGACGTTCTTGATGGGGTATCACCCATTGGTTTATTAAAATCATacaaagattatatataaactaaaagaacatttgaaaatataaaattagtcaAATTAAAACTTCAggtttcttctatttttttttttatgtttatgtttttaatttttttaataaattacgtGGCATCACCTAATGAAGAAGTCATCTTAAGAATAAGTTTAAGATAATCAAGGaatattattctaaaatttattagaCTCTACGCAATACTTCTTGAATAAAAGTTACTCTAGAAAATATTCGCTCAAGgtcaagaaaatatatttacaataacgTTAATAATTAATACACTAAATAGAtgtcaacaagaaaaaaaaagcttattctgaattaattaatatttactataaaatttaatccagaatatttttttttgtatgtaaattatatatatgtcattaaTTTTGTTGACATTTATCAATTATCAGattatttatcataaaatagcatttctattttttttaataacgtgAATAGCTAGATCTCGTAcgtaataaatattgtatttataCGTACATAAATTTATAGCTATCAGACCTTAGAGTACAACAATATTATAAGTATAATGGTAGGTTTATTATCTCCtgtaatttatttactattttattattattatttttacataataattaaagaaataactattaataaaat encodes:
- the LOC121238754 gene encoding dimethylnonatriene synthase-like translates to MAMEFSSDHVQTIVQLLALLVIISSVLKLASQTSKKKRDAKERLRPVPEPPGALPLIGHLHLLRGQDQEPVARILGGLADRFGSLFSLRLGHQHRLLVVSSAEMVKECLATNDKIFATRANLAVGKYLGYNNAIFALAPYGQYWRDVRKISIQELLSNHAVEMRKPLRSSEVESLIKDVHSLATNKKVVNISDRLEEMAFNIILKVLVGKRFSSGEYAENNSEANLIRSGIKEALYLSGVFVLSDAIPYLEWMDFQGHVSSMKKTAKKIDSVLDVWLAEHIRQKRERESTEGDHQSDLMDAMLSSLPEDAVMSGHTRDTIIRATTMILILTGAGSTAVALTWALSLLLNNPTVLKAAQEEIDVQVGKDKWVQESDIKNLNYLQAIVKETLRVNPAGPVTGIREAMEDCTLGGYHVSKGTRMIINIWKLQRDPRVWPNATEFRPERFMKTSHHDHADTSSSDPNVVGQQFEYAPFSYGRRSCPGANFGLQVVYLALARLLQGFEMTTMGGMKVDMREGLGIALPKADPLQLVLKPRLPMELY